The following are encoded together in the Deltaproteobacteria bacterium genome:
- a CDS encoding cytosolic protein, whose amino-acid sequence MECNKEKNLEKCPCTYDPCSKKGVCCECISYHLRMRQLPGCCFSKEAEATYDRSFEHFARLVQAGKV is encoded by the coding sequence ATGGAGTGCAACAAGGAAAAAAATCTGGAAAAATGCCCTTGCACTTATGATCCCTGCTCAAAGAAGGGGGTTTGCTGCGAGTGCATCTCCTATCATCTCAGGATGAGGCAGCTTCCTGGATGCTGTTTCTCCAAGGAGGCGGAGGCGACCTACGACCGATCCTTTGAACACTTCGCACGCCTTGTCCAGGCTGGGAAGGTTTAG
- a CDS encoding universal stress protein, whose protein sequence is MAIKKIACCVDFSDHAAQAFEQALEIAERFQAKLYLVHVLPPVVNPVLSDLELDWPTEPKKSLILKIEEKMAREYGAKINPKVTSRIVVMDGHVSSEIITFLEEKDIDLVIVGSYGASGMGLVVFGSVANRIARKAPCSVMIVR, encoded by the coding sequence ATGGCCATTAAAAAGATCGCTTGTTGCGTTGATTTTTCCGACCATGCTGCTCAGGCCTTTGAACAGGCTCTGGAAATCGCGGAAAGATTTCAGGCCAAGCTGTACCTGGTGCACGTACTGCCCCCTGTAGTGAACCCTGTCCTGTCCGATCTGGAGCTGGACTGGCCCACAGAACCGAAAAAATCCCTGATCCTGAAGATTGAAGAAAAGATGGCGCGGGAATACGGGGCCAAGATCAACCCCAAGGTCACATCCCGTATCGTGGTCATGGACGGGCATGTATCATCCGAGATCATAACCTTCCTGGAGGAAAAGGACATCGACCTGGTGATCGTGGGTTCTTACGGGGCTTCGGGAATGGGCCTGGTTGTCTTCGGCAGCGTAGCCAATCGGATCGCCAGAAAGGCTCCTTGTTCGGTCATGATCGTTCGCTAG
- a CDS encoding 3-hydroxybutyryl-CoA dehydrogenase, translating to MKINVLGVIGAGQMGSGIAQVAAASGLSVVMSDIKDEYLERGFTAIESSLGRMVKKGKITEDEQKTFLGRIEGTTSISDMSKCDFVVEAATEDESLKLNIFSQLDEYCRKEVVLSSNTSSISITKIAGATQRPEKIIGMHFMNPVPMMKLVEIIRGLATSEETYTTTRDLAVLLGKTPVPANDFPGFIANRILMPMINEAVYALYEGVGTAKDIDEIMKLGMNHPMGPLALADLIGLDTCLAIMKVLHSGFGDPKYRPCPLLIKYVDAGWLGRKAGRGFYEYS from the coding sequence ATGAAAATCAATGTGTTAGGTGTTATCGGGGCGGGCCAAATGGGGTCCGGAATTGCACAGGTTGCAGCCGCAAGTGGGCTTTCAGTGGTTATGAGCGATATCAAAGATGAATACCTGGAAAGGGGTTTTACAGCCATTGAGTCCAGTCTCGGACGGATGGTAAAAAAAGGGAAGATTACGGAGGATGAGCAAAAAACCTTTCTGGGCAGGATCGAGGGAACAACCTCCATCTCCGACATGTCGAAGTGCGACTTCGTCGTGGAGGCCGCCACTGAGGACGAGTCCCTGAAATTGAATATTTTCAGCCAATTGGATGAATATTGTCGAAAAGAGGTCGTTCTTTCAAGCAATACATCCTCCATTTCCATCACCAAGATCGCCGGGGCTACCCAGAGGCCGGAGAAGATCATCGGGATGCATTTCATGAATCCCGTCCCCATGATGAAACTCGTGGAAATTATCCGGGGCCTGGCCACCTCGGAAGAGACCTATACCACCACCAGGGACCTGGCCGTTCTCCTGGGGAAAACCCCTGTTCCCGCAAACGATTTCCCGGGTTTTATCGCCAACCGCATTCTCATGCCCATGATCAACGAGGCGGTTTACGCCCTTTACGAGGGCGTCGGTACCGCCAAGGACATCGATGAAATCATGAAACTGGGAATGAACCATCCCATGGGACCCCTGGCCCTGGCGGATCTTATCGGCCTGGATACCTGTCTCGCTATCATGAAGGTGCTCCATTCGGGTTTCGGGGACCCCAAGTACCGCCCCTGCCCCCTCCTCATCAAATATGTGGATGCGGGCTGGTTGGGAAGAAAGGCGGGAAGGGGTTTTTATGAGTATTCATAA
- a CDS encoding response regulator, with amino-acid sequence MAKILIVDDEEHIRFLYSEELTEAGYEVITAESGYKLLEKIEKEKPDLVVLDIKMVDYNGLDLLQDIRNKFYNLPVVLCTAYDTFKEDMKSIAADFYVIKSFDLTELKNKIAMALEAGPTAK; translated from the coding sequence ATGGCCAAAATATTAATCGTTGACGATGAAGAGCACATTCGGTTTCTCTATTCCGAAGAACTGACAGAGGCGGGGTACGAAGTAATCACCGCCGAGAGCGGATACAAGCTGCTCGAAAAAATAGAGAAGGAAAAACCCGACCTGGTTGTGCTCGACATCAAGATGGTGGATTACAACGGGCTTGATCTTCTCCAGGATATTCGGAATAAGTTTTACAACTTACCCGTTGTACTATGTACGGCTTACGACACCTTTAAAGAGGATATGAAGTCCATCGCTGCGGATTTTTACGTGATCAAGTCATTTGACCTGACGGAGCTCAAGAACAAAATCGCCATGGCCCTGGAAGCAGGTCCCACAGCAAAGTAG
- a CDS encoding 23S rRNA (pseudouridine(1915)-N(3))-methyltransferase RlmH, which translates to MLRIKMIVVDRTRAPFLREGETLFQDRIRRYARLEWIEVRPVRITKGRPEADVLELEGREILRRVRPADYSVALDRCGKVFDSEELARWLDRLSSEVRGSICFITGSPLGLSREILERSNMTLSLSRLTFTHEMTRLLLLEQIYRALTIIRGEKYHK; encoded by the coding sequence ATGCTCAGGATTAAAATGATTGTGGTCGATCGAACCCGGGCCCCCTTTCTCAGGGAAGGGGAGACCCTGTTTCAGGACCGTATACGGCGTTACGCCCGCCTGGAATGGATCGAAGTAAGGCCGGTCAGGATCACGAAGGGCAGGCCTGAGGCGGATGTGCTTGAGTTGGAGGGGAGAGAAATCCTTCGCAGGGTGAGGCCGGCGGACTATTCAGTGGCGCTGGACCGATGTGGAAAGGTTTTTGACTCCGAAGAGCTTGCGCGGTGGCTTGACCGCTTGTCCTCGGAAGTGCGGGGGTCGATTTGTTTTATCACGGGCAGCCCTCTGGGCCTTTCCCGGGAAATCCTGGAACGATCCAATATGACTCTCTCTCTTTCGAGGTTGACCTTTACCCATGAGATGACTCGCCTTCTCCTCCTTGAGCAGATCTACAGAGCATTGACTATCATCAGGGGCGAGAAGTATCACAAGTAA
- a CDS encoding low molecular weight protein arginine phosphatase produces the protein MNILFVCTGNVSRSFLAERLLRRELESRGMEGFFVASAGLDTRPGIPGDPVMIEYLREKDIEAGDHEARLINEKDVRWADLILVMETVHLQMIESRWPWAAGKTKLFLEYAVLGPKGDEIIDPFGKTQYHYRLAQAQIEKAVRLLAEKLFSSPKNGLHAQD, from the coding sequence ATGAACATCCTTTTCGTATGTACCGGAAACGTGAGCAGAAGCTTCCTGGCCGAAAGGCTCCTTCGCCGGGAATTGGAAAGTCGAGGAATGGAAGGGTTTTTCGTGGCGTCGGCCGGACTTGACACCCGGCCCGGTATCCCCGGGGACCCGGTCATGATCGAATACCTTCGCGAGAAGGACATCGAGGCCGGAGACCATGAGGCCAGGTTGATAAACGAGAAGGACGTCAGATGGGCCGACTTGATTCTCGTCATGGAGACGGTGCATCTTCAAATGATCGAATCGAGATGGCCCTGGGCCGCGGGGAAGACGAAACTCTTCCTGGAGTATGCCGTCCTCGGTCCGAAAGGAGATGAAATCATCGATCCTTTTGGAAAGACCCAATACCATTACCGGCTGGCCCAAGCCCAGATCGAGAAGGCCGTCAGACTTCTGGCCGAAAAACTCTTCTCCTCTCCAAAGAATGGCCTCCATGCTCAGGATTAA
- the thrC gene encoding threonine synthase, whose product MKIEEFPEDIRPHIIPEPDGNLFYRCLGCGEEHGIDRLLYTCPGCGSVLLIEDRNSGTLEEFGGSRWRRLFDYRKMLNHQALKGVFRYYEFIAPVIPLDRIVYLGEGHTPLVRANTRMKEMAGRDFFFKNDGLNPSASFKDRGMACALSFINYYVDIKKIRNLLAICASTGDTSASAALYGAYLKDYLRSVVLLPHGKVTPQQLSQPLGSGATVLEIPGVFDDCMKVVESLAEHYHVALLNSKNGWRILGQESFSFEIAQDLDYETGDKVVVLPIGNAGNITAVMRGFLKFFKAGIIRELPKIIGVQSEHADPVYRYYLEEREELRRFEPVNVSPSVAQAAMIGNPVSMPRVIEIVREYNGRYGEKRVFVVQVTEQEIMDAMILANRNGNIACTQGGESLAGFMKAVKEGLVHPEEVGIIDSTAHMLKFIGFQEMYFNDTFPPEFGVKPRADLKNAPRLITPEGIDRYPEPGKPLEGDDMKRFVEAMAAEIASILDLEER is encoded by the coding sequence ATGAAAATCGAAGAATTTCCTGAGGATATCCGGCCTCATATCATCCCCGAACCAGACGGGAATCTGTTTTACAGGTGCCTGGGATGCGGGGAGGAACATGGTATCGACCGTCTCCTCTACACCTGCCCCGGTTGCGGGAGTGTGTTGCTTATCGAGGATCGGAACTCCGGCACCTTGGAGGAATTCGGTGGATCACGCTGGCGGCGGCTCTTTGATTACAGGAAGATGCTGAACCACCAGGCCCTCAAGGGGGTTTTCAGATATTATGAGTTCATCGCTCCAGTGATCCCCCTTGATCGGATCGTTTACTTAGGCGAAGGACACACTCCACTCGTTCGGGCCAATACCCGAATGAAAGAGATGGCGGGCCGGGATTTCTTTTTCAAGAACGACGGCCTCAATCCGAGCGCCTCCTTCAAGGACCGCGGGATGGCCTGTGCCCTGAGCTTCATCAACTATTACGTGGATATAAAAAAAATTCGGAACCTCCTGGCCATTTGCGCTTCCACGGGTGACACCTCGGCATCGGCCGCCCTTTATGGGGCATACCTGAAGGACTATCTCCGTTCCGTGGTCTTGCTTCCCCATGGCAAGGTGACCCCCCAGCAACTCTCCCAGCCCCTGGGCAGTGGGGCCACTGTTCTTGAGATACCGGGCGTTTTTGACGATTGCATGAAGGTGGTCGAGTCCCTTGCTGAGCATTATCACGTGGCACTCCTGAATTCCAAGAACGGCTGGCGCATCCTGGGGCAGGAATCTTTTTCCTTTGAAATCGCCCAGGACCTGGACTACGAGACGGGCGACAAGGTGGTCGTCCTGCCCATAGGAAACGCGGGGAACATCACGGCCGTGATGCGGGGATTCCTGAAGTTTTTCAAGGCCGGCATTATTCGTGAACTCCCGAAGATCATCGGTGTTCAATCGGAACATGCCGATCCCGTGTACCGCTACTACCTGGAGGAGAGGGAAGAGCTGAGGCGGTTTGAACCCGTAAACGTCAGCCCGAGCGTGGCCCAGGCGGCCATGATCGGAAACCCGGTCTCTATGCCCAGGGTCATCGAGATCGTGAGGGAATACAACGGACGGTATGGTGAGAAGCGCGTATTCGTGGTCCAGGTGACGGAACAGGAGATCATGGATGCCATGATTCTGGCAAACCGCAACGGCAATATCGCCTGCACCCAGGGAGGGGAGTCTTTGGCCGGTTTCATGAAAGCGGTCAAAGAAGGCCTGGTCCACCCGGAGGAGGTAGGCATTATCGATTCCACCGCCCATATGTTGAAATTCATAGGTTTTCAGGAGATGTATTTTAACGACACCTTTCCCCCGGAATTCGGCGTGAAACCCCGGGCGGATTTAAAAAATGCTCCCCGGCTCATCACGCCGGAGGGCATCGACAGGTACCCTGAACCGGGAAAACCCCTTGAGGGGGACGACATGAAGCGATTCGTGGAGGCAATGGCTGCGGAAATCGCATCCATTCTGGATCTCGAGGAAAGATAG